Proteins encoded within one genomic window of Pygocentrus nattereri isolate fPygNat1 chromosome 9, fPygNat1.pri, whole genome shotgun sequence:
- the sgk2a gene encoding serine/threonine-protein kinase Sgk2, whose amino-acid sequence MAHYNQPSSPTASDVNLGASANPHAKPTDFDFLAVIGKGTFGKVLLAKLKADGKFYAVKVLQKKVILKKKEQKNIMAERNVLLKSLKHPFLVGLHYSFQTSEKLYFVLDYVNGGELFFHLQRERCFSEARARFYTAEVASAIGYLHSLNIIYRDLKPENILLDAQGHVVLTDFGLCKEGLEPEATTSTFCGTPEYLAPEVLRKEPYDRTVDWWCLGAVLYEMLFSLPPFYRRDVAEMYDAILYKPLQMPPGKSDAVCHLLHGLLQKDQHRRLGAIADFLEIKNHVFFSPINWDDLYHKHITPPYNPNVRGPADLQHIDPEFTREVVPNSVGRTPELTPSLAASSSNAFSGFSYVSSDNSFL is encoded by the exons ATGGCACATTATAACCAA CCATCGTCCCCTACGGCCAGCGATGTGAATCTGGGAGCTTCAGCCAATCCTCA TGCCAAACCCACTGACTTTGATTTCCTTGCTGTGATTGGGAAAGGAACCTTTGGAAAA GTGCTCCTGGCCAAACTCAAAGCGGATGGAAAATTTTATGCCGTGAAGGTTCTTCAGAAAAAAGTCATCTTGAAGAAAAAAGAG CAAAAGAATATAATGGCGGAGAGGAATGTGCTGCTGAAGAGCCTGAAGCATCCGTTCCTGGTAGGCCTCCACTATTCATTTCAAACCTCAGAGAAGCTTTATTTCGTCCTCGACTATGTCAACGGAGGAGAG ttATTCTTCCATCTTCAGAGAGAGCGATGTTTCTCTGAAGCACGAGCCCGCTTCTACACCGCTGAGGTGGCCAGTGCAATCGGCTACCTCCATTCCCTCAATATCATTTACAG GGATTTGAAACCAGAAAACATTCTATTGGATGCTCAG GGTCATGTGGTTCTGACTGATTTTGGCTTGTGTAAAGAAGGATTGGAACCAGAAGCCACCACTTCGACGTTTTGCGGAACGCCTGAG TACCTGGCCCCGGAGGTGCTTCGGAAAGAGCCATATGACCGCACGGTGGACTGGTGGTGCTTAGGAGCCGTGCTGTATGAAATGCTATTCAGCTTA CCTCCTTTCTACCGCCGAGATGTAGCTGAGATGTATGATGCCATCCTATACAAGCCCCTGCAGATGCCTCCTGGTAAATCTGATGCGGTGTGTCACCTGCTGCACGGGCTTCTGCAGAAAGACCAGCACCGGCGATTAGGGGCCATCGCTGATTTT CTGGAGATTAAAAATCATGTGTTCTTCAGCCCCATTAACTGGGATGACCTCTACCACAAGCACATCACTCCACCATATAACCCAAATGTG AGAGGTCCAGCTGACCTACAGCACATTGACCCAGAGTTCACCAGAGAGGTGGTGCCAAACTCTGTTGGCCGCACTCCAGAGCTGACCCCCAGCCTGGCTGCCAGCAGCTCCAACGCCTTCAGTGGCTTCTCCTATGTCTCCAGCGACAACAGCTTCCTCTGA